From a single Nicotiana tabacum cultivar K326 chromosome 8, ASM71507v2, whole genome shotgun sequence genomic region:
- the LOC107766594 gene encoding putative glycosyltransferase At3g07620 isoform X2, whose protein sequence is MKYGEEFQVLRQIDKRKWILIVVLVAITHLFCQTLMLPYESADNGDTGEDGENVEGVNGEHEVKLDSNHSDGKALDNDSDFVEDATIENDNLFDEDADTGEETTIQNGGNQVQKNDESRRGLSLEQVVKPNGELSADSELEANRSSTRFDTKTTSATNLTSVIASKHIDPLSLVTLGLNESNNVRTARKKSSTGDLTQLLPNHRNHSLVQMDITVSSNGSPVKKKMRCMMPPKTITSISQMERLLVRHRARSRAMRPRWSSERDQEILAARLQIENAPLLRNDRELYAPAFRNVSMFKRSYELMERILKVYVYKDGEKPIFHTPIMKGLYASEGWFMKLMEGNNKFIVKDPRKAHLFYLPFSSRMLEHSLYVSNSHNRTNLRQYLKEYSEKIAAKYRFWNRTGGADHFLVACHDWAPYETRHHMEHCIKALCNADVTAGFKIGRDVSLPETYVRSARNPLRDLGGKPPSQRKILAFYAGNMHGYLRPILLEHWKDKDPDMEIFGPMPTGVASKMNYIQHMKSSKFCICPKGYEVNSPRVVEAIFYECVPVIISDNFVPPFFEVLNWEAFSLIIAEKDIPNLKSILVAIPEKKYLDMQLAVRKVQRHFLWHAKPAKFDLFHMTLHSIWYNRVFQTKAR, encoded by the exons atgaAGTATGGCGAGGAGTTTCAAGTTCTACGTCAAATTGATAAAAGGAAATGGATTTTGATAGTGGTTTTGGTGGCTATCACTCATTTATTTTGCCAGACCTTGATGCTTCCTTATG AAAGTGCGGATAATGGTGATACGGGTGAAGATGGTGAAAATGTCGAAGGAGTAAATGGCGAGCATGAGGTAAAACTAGATAGCAATCATTCAGATGGCAAAGCCCTTGATAATGACTCTGATTTTGTTGAAGATGCAACTATTGAAAATGATAACCTATTCGATGAAGATGCAGACACTGGTGAGGAAACCACAATTCAGAACGGTGGAAACCAAGTTCAAAAGAATGATGAATCTAGACGGGGCCTTTCTTTAGAGCAAGTTGTGAAACCAAATGGTGAACTTTCAGCAGACTCCGAGTTAGAAGCAAACAGAAGTAGCACGCGATTTGATACTAAAACTACGAGCGCGACTAACTTGACTTCTGTGATTGCTTCAAAACATATAGATCCCTTGTCATTGGTTACCTTAGGATTAAATGAAAGCAACAATGTCCGTACTGCTCGTAAGAAGTCTTCGACAGGAGATTTGACTCAACTACTCCCAAATCATAGAAACCATTCGTTGGTTCAAATGGATATTACTGTCTCAAGCAATGGGAGTCCAGTCAAAAAGAAGATGAGATGTATGATGCCACCGAAAACAATAACTTCAATCTCTCAGATGGAAAGGTTACTAGTTAGGCATCGTGCTCGTTCACGTGCTATG AGACCAAGGTGGTCTTCTGAACGTGACCAGGAAATTCTGGCTGCTAGGTTACAGATTGAGAATGCTCCACTTCTGAGGAATGATCGAGAACTTTATGCTCCTGCCTTTCGAAATGTGTCCATGTTCAAAAG GAGCTATGAACTCATGGAACGGATTCTCAAAGTTTATGTCTACAAGGATGGAGAGAAGCCGATTTTTCATACCCCAATAATGAAGGGATTGTATGCTTCCGAGGGATGGTTTATGAAACTAATGGAGGGTAACAATAAGTTCATCGTGAAGGATCCCCGAAAAGCTCACTTGTTCTACCTGCCCTTTAGTTCAAGGATGCTGGAGCATTCTCTATATGTGAGTAATTCTCATAACCGAACAAACCTACGCCAGTATTTGAAGGAATACTCAGAGAAAATTGCAGCAAAATACCGTTTCTGGAACAGAACTGGTGGAGCTGATCATTTTCTTGTTGCATGCCATGACTGG GCTCCGTATGAAACTAGGCACCACATGGAGCACTGTATCAAGGCCCTCTGCAACGCTGATGTAACCGCAGGCTTCAAAATAGGAAGGGATGTCTCCCTTCCGGAAACATATGTCCGCTCCGCCAGAAATCCACTTAGAGATCTCGGAGGTAAGCCACCGTCTCAAAGGAAAATTCTCGCGTTCTATGCTGGGAATATGCACGGATACTTGCGTCCAATCTTGCTCGAGCATTGGAAGGACAAAGATCCCGACATGGAGATCTTTGGTCCAATGCCGACTGGTGTTGCAAGCAAAATGAATTATATACAGCATATGAAGAGCAGCAAGTTCTGCATCTGCCCAAAGGGCTATGAAGTCAATAGTCCTAGAGTAGTCGAAGCCATATTTTATGAATGCGTACCAGTTATTATATCGGATAATTTCGTGCCTCCCTTTTTCGAAGTCTTGAATTGGGAAGCGTTCTCATTGATCATAGCTGAGAAGGACATTCCGAACTTGAAAAGCATACTTGTTGCTATACCGGAAAAGAAGTATCTTGATATGCAACTAGCTGTTAGAAAGGTTCAGCGCCATTTTCTTTGGCATGCAAAGCCTGCAAAATTTGACCTGTTTCACATGACACTTCATTCGATTTGGTATAATCGAGTCTTTCAAACAAAAGCGAGATGA
- the LOC107766594 gene encoding putative glycosyltransferase At3g07620 isoform X1 gives MKYGEEFQVLRQIDKRKWILIVVLVAITHLFCQTLMLPYGNALRSLVPDKTVLLPGKISFSIREYTVKSAKVAGTLVGKNLSNFDSASVLVHHVESADNGDTGEDGENVEGVNGEHEVKLDSNHSDGKALDNDSDFVEDATIENDNLFDEDADTGEETTIQNGGNQVQKNDESRRGLSLEQVVKPNGELSADSELEANRSSTRFDTKTTSATNLTSVIASKHIDPLSLVTLGLNESNNVRTARKKSSTGDLTQLLPNHRNHSLVQMDITVSSNGSPVKKKMRCMMPPKTITSISQMERLLVRHRARSRAMRPRWSSERDQEILAARLQIENAPLLRNDRELYAPAFRNVSMFKRSYELMERILKVYVYKDGEKPIFHTPIMKGLYASEGWFMKLMEGNNKFIVKDPRKAHLFYLPFSSRMLEHSLYVSNSHNRTNLRQYLKEYSEKIAAKYRFWNRTGGADHFLVACHDWAPYETRHHMEHCIKALCNADVTAGFKIGRDVSLPETYVRSARNPLRDLGGKPPSQRKILAFYAGNMHGYLRPILLEHWKDKDPDMEIFGPMPTGVASKMNYIQHMKSSKFCICPKGYEVNSPRVVEAIFYECVPVIISDNFVPPFFEVLNWEAFSLIIAEKDIPNLKSILVAIPEKKYLDMQLAVRKVQRHFLWHAKPAKFDLFHMTLHSIWYNRVFQTKAR, from the exons atgaAGTATGGCGAGGAGTTTCAAGTTCTACGTCAAATTGATAAAAGGAAATGGATTTTGATAGTGGTTTTGGTGGCTATCACTCATTTATTTTGCCAGACCTTGATGCTTCCTTATGGTAATGCTCTTCGTTCTTTGGTACCGGATAAAACAGTTTTGTTACCGGGGAAGATTAGCTTCTCAATAAGAGAATATACTGTCAAATCTGCAAAGGTTGCTGGAACCCTTGTAGGAAAAAATCTCTCAAACTTTGATAGTGCATCTGTGTTGGTTCATCATGTAGAAAGTGCGGATAATGGTGATACGGGTGAAGATGGTGAAAATGTCGAAGGAGTAAATGGCGAGCATGAGGTAAAACTAGATAGCAATCATTCAGATGGCAAAGCCCTTGATAATGACTCTGATTTTGTTGAAGATGCAACTATTGAAAATGATAACCTATTCGATGAAGATGCAGACACTGGTGAGGAAACCACAATTCAGAACGGTGGAAACCAAGTTCAAAAGAATGATGAATCTAGACGGGGCCTTTCTTTAGAGCAAGTTGTGAAACCAAATGGTGAACTTTCAGCAGACTCCGAGTTAGAAGCAAACAGAAGTAGCACGCGATTTGATACTAAAACTACGAGCGCGACTAACTTGACTTCTGTGATTGCTTCAAAACATATAGATCCCTTGTCATTGGTTACCTTAGGATTAAATGAAAGCAACAATGTCCGTACTGCTCGTAAGAAGTCTTCGACAGGAGATTTGACTCAACTACTCCCAAATCATAGAAACCATTCGTTGGTTCAAATGGATATTACTGTCTCAAGCAATGGGAGTCCAGTCAAAAAGAAGATGAGATGTATGATGCCACCGAAAACAATAACTTCAATCTCTCAGATGGAAAGGTTACTAGTTAGGCATCGTGCTCGTTCACGTGCTATG AGACCAAGGTGGTCTTCTGAACGTGACCAGGAAATTCTGGCTGCTAGGTTACAGATTGAGAATGCTCCACTTCTGAGGAATGATCGAGAACTTTATGCTCCTGCCTTTCGAAATGTGTCCATGTTCAAAAG GAGCTATGAACTCATGGAACGGATTCTCAAAGTTTATGTCTACAAGGATGGAGAGAAGCCGATTTTTCATACCCCAATAATGAAGGGATTGTATGCTTCCGAGGGATGGTTTATGAAACTAATGGAGGGTAACAATAAGTTCATCGTGAAGGATCCCCGAAAAGCTCACTTGTTCTACCTGCCCTTTAGTTCAAGGATGCTGGAGCATTCTCTATATGTGAGTAATTCTCATAACCGAACAAACCTACGCCAGTATTTGAAGGAATACTCAGAGAAAATTGCAGCAAAATACCGTTTCTGGAACAGAACTGGTGGAGCTGATCATTTTCTTGTTGCATGCCATGACTGG GCTCCGTATGAAACTAGGCACCACATGGAGCACTGTATCAAGGCCCTCTGCAACGCTGATGTAACCGCAGGCTTCAAAATAGGAAGGGATGTCTCCCTTCCGGAAACATATGTCCGCTCCGCCAGAAATCCACTTAGAGATCTCGGAGGTAAGCCACCGTCTCAAAGGAAAATTCTCGCGTTCTATGCTGGGAATATGCACGGATACTTGCGTCCAATCTTGCTCGAGCATTGGAAGGACAAAGATCCCGACATGGAGATCTTTGGTCCAATGCCGACTGGTGTTGCAAGCAAAATGAATTATATACAGCATATGAAGAGCAGCAAGTTCTGCATCTGCCCAAAGGGCTATGAAGTCAATAGTCCTAGAGTAGTCGAAGCCATATTTTATGAATGCGTACCAGTTATTATATCGGATAATTTCGTGCCTCCCTTTTTCGAAGTCTTGAATTGGGAAGCGTTCTCATTGATCATAGCTGAGAAGGACATTCCGAACTTGAAAAGCATACTTGTTGCTATACCGGAAAAGAAGTATCTTGATATGCAACTAGCTGTTAGAAAGGTTCAGCGCCATTTTCTTTGGCATGCAAAGCCTGCAAAATTTGACCTGTTTCACATGACACTTCATTCGATTTGGTATAATCGAGTCTTTCAAACAAAAGCGAGATGA